The Zingiber officinale cultivar Zhangliang chromosome 9A, Zo_v1.1, whole genome shotgun sequence genome window below encodes:
- the LOC122019107 gene encoding uncharacterized protein LOC122019107: MSSSILLLLSLFFPSSLSAAVTAQSSASPSNSSTVYDILQEYNLPPDILLDTVKSFSVTSNGYFVIDLYGECYVNFEYVVYYASRVSGFLSYDSISNLEGVQIWNYLIWYGVSYIKVDLPYSDFIYIQFGWVTRKLDIDQFQHIHSCRGNLSLF, encoded by the coding sequence ATGTCCTCCtccatcctcctcctcctttctctcttcttcccttcctcccTCTCCGCGGCGGTGACTGCCCAATCGTCAGCCTCGCCATCCAACAGCTCCACTGTCTACGACATCCTCCAGGAGTACAACCTCCCTCCCGACATCCTCCTCGACACCGTCAAGTCTTTCTCCGTCACTTCCAATGGCTACTTCGTCATCGATCTCTACGGAGAGTGCTACGTCAACTTTGAGTATGTCGTCTACTACGCCTCGCGCGTGTCTGGCTTCCTCAGCTACGACTCCATCTCCAACCTCGAGGGTGTCCAGATCTGGAACTATCTCATCTGGTACGGTGTCAGCTACATCAAGGTCGACCTCCCCTACTCCGATTTCATCTACATCCAGTTCGGTTGGGTCACTCGCAAGCTCGACATTGACCAGTTCCAGCACATACACTCTTGCAGAGGGAATCTCTCTCTGTTTTAG
- the LOC122019108 gene encoding photosynthetic NDH subunit of subcomplex B 1, chloroplastic-like: protein MEYDDNRYNSSRDAHLNLKRAEKAHILVNKIPALVDTLVGKTHAWEEDRGMLFIKVRVRKGGFVFIHGIETDSVASMRSKGDSDSLLPIQVWVEIVKGLRGVKPLFVIPHEKVREDVEEVVGDDTHILFITTPGQLAALVDDAIRVIATNTAALQLANAGNKPRPLSCDLSKRCVKDNYGITSNIS, encoded by the exons ATGGAGTAT GATGACAACAGATATAACTCAAGTAGAGATGCACATTTAAATCTCAAACGTGCAGAAAAAGCTCACATATTGGTTAACAAGATTCCAG CTCTTGTTGATACTCTGGTCGGTAAAACTCATGCTTGGGAGGAGGATCGTGGCATGCTATTCAT CAAAGTTAGAGTTCGAAAGGGGGGATTTGTTTTCATTCATGGCATTGAAACAGATTCTGTGGCTTCAATGAGATCCAAGGGGGACAGTGATAGCTTGTTGCCGATCCAAGTTTGGGTTGAAATAGTAAAAGGTTTGAG GGGTGTGAAGCCTCTCTTTGTCATCCCACATGAGAAAGTGAGGGAGGATGTAGAGGAAGTGGTCGGAGATGACACACATATCCTCTTCATTACCACTCCTGGCCAG CTAGCAGCTCTCGTTGATGATGCAATCAGAGTAATTGCCACAAACACTGCTGCCCTGCAACTCGCTAATGCTGGCAACAAACCGAG GCCTTTAAGTTGTGATTTAAGTAAAAGGTGTGTGAAGGATAACTATGGTATTACTAGCAATATAAGCTAA